A stretch of the Planktothricoides raciborskii GIHE-MW2 genome encodes the following:
- a CDS encoding DUF2809 domain-containing protein, producing the protein MNFPFSPQHRFFRYRLALLISILAIAPLGLMIKFYRGPGQEWLNNSFGGVPYEIFWILIVVLIRPQISPIWAAVGVCLATCLLEFLQLWQPPFLQAIRATLIGRLALGNTFQWSDFPYYFIGSFIGWAGIAVIQHQTIRKK; encoded by the coding sequence ATGAATTTCCCATTTTCTCCCCAACATCGGTTTTTTCGTTATCGCCTAGCACTGCTGATCAGTATTCTGGCGATCGCTCCCTTGGGCTTAATGATAAAATTCTATCGCGGGCCGGGGCAAGAATGGTTAAATAATAGTTTTGGCGGAGTGCCTTATGAGATTTTTTGGATCTTGATCGTGGTCTTAATTAGGCCGCAAATTTCCCCAATATGGGCGGCAGTGGGCGTGTGTCTTGCTACCTGTTTATTAGAATTTCTCCAATTGTGGCAACCGCCATTTTTACAAGCCATTCGCGCCACTTTAATCGGGCGTTTGGCTTTGGGCAATACATTTCAGTGGTCAGATTTTCCCTATTATTTTATTGGCAGTTTTATTGGTTGGGCGGGTATAGCAGTAATTCAACATCAAACCATTAGAAAAAAATAA
- the purU gene encoding formyltetrahydrofolate deformylase, translating to MKSPTATLLFSCPDQRGLVAKIANFIYCHNGNIIHADHHTDFAAGLFLTRIEWQLEGFDLSREAIAPTVASLAKSLDATWQLHFSDRVPRLSIWVSRQDHCLLDLLWRHEAKEFLAEIPLIISNHPDLKAIASQFGADFYHMPITKANKAEQEAKQLELLNYYQIDLVVLAKYMQVLSADFLSSFNNVINIHHSFLPAFAGAKPYHQAYQRGVKIIGATAHYVTPDLDAGPIIEQDVVRVSHRDDVDDLIRKGKDLERMVLARAVRSHLQNRVLVYGDRTVVFA from the coding sequence ATGAAATCACCAACAGCAACTTTACTATTTTCTTGCCCAGACCAACGTGGATTAGTGGCAAAAATTGCCAATTTTATCTATTGCCATAATGGTAATATTATTCATGCTGACCATCATACGGATTTTGCCGCTGGGTTATTTCTGACCCGGATTGAGTGGCAATTAGAGGGATTTGATTTGTCCAGAGAGGCGATCGCCCCGACGGTGGCAAGTTTAGCTAAATCCCTCGATGCTACTTGGCAACTGCACTTTTCCGATCGGGTGCCTAGACTATCAATTTGGGTTAGTCGCCAAGACCATTGCTTGTTAGATTTGCTATGGCGACATGAAGCAAAAGAATTTTTAGCGGAAATTCCCCTGATTATTAGTAATCACCCGGATTTAAAAGCGATCGCCAGTCAATTTGGGGCAGATTTTTACCATATGCCGATTACCAAAGCCAATAAAGCCGAACAAGAAGCCAAACAATTAGAACTATTAAACTATTACCAGATTGATTTAGTTGTCCTGGCCAAATATATGCAGGTATTGAGTGCGGATTTCTTGAGCAGCTTTAATAATGTGATTAATATTCATCACTCATTTTTGCCCGCCTTTGCCGGGGCGAAACCGTATCATCAAGCTTATCAGCGGGGCGTCAAAATTATTGGCGCAACCGCTCATTATGTCACCCCAGACCTAGATGCAGGGCCAATTATTGAGCAAGATGTGGTCAGAGTCAGCCACCGGGATGATGTTGATGATTTAATCCGCAAAGGCAAAGATTTAGAGCGAATGGTGTTAGCCCGGGCAGTGCGATCGCACTTACAAAATCGCGTCTTAGTCTATGGCGATCGCACCGTCGTTTTTGCTTAA
- a CDS encoding DUF4340 domain-containing protein — protein sequence MKFQRSTIILLFGALLMGGAFYYYETLIIPAQEAKEAFARKLFKFKEEDVQALFVKTQSQTLRFERASDLSTPQDLWLMQILEVAEAKEEKPSPKATPKATANPEETAAETPAETGTLEETAAEIPAETAEENGAETPAETAEETVNAEETAATENSQSPDRMPEKSTQTFQEKVYANEAYVSFLLEQLVSDRSQQTLTATPEQVKEYGLNPPVAIIEVILKDQRIYQMILGKSEFSGNAIYAQVNPPLPETENQTVLVVSKNFEYAVDRTLEDWKQPAAVLEENPATTPESPAKLNPEQTPETLPPSNETENPAPENNPEPETLEPTPESSAPNPETTEPMNPESLPEENYE from the coding sequence ATGAAATTTCAGCGTTCTACGATAATATTGCTGTTCGGTGCTCTGCTTATGGGTGGAGCGTTCTATTACTATGAAACTTTAATTATCCCCGCCCAAGAAGCGAAAGAAGCTTTTGCCAGAAAACTATTTAAATTTAAAGAAGAAGATGTTCAAGCTTTATTCGTCAAAACTCAAAGCCAAACATTACGCTTTGAACGCGCATCGGATTTATCTACGCCCCAAGACCTCTGGTTAATGCAAATTCTAGAAGTGGCAGAAGCAAAGGAAGAAAAGCCATCCCCAAAAGCCACCCCGAAAGCAACGGCAAATCCTGAAGAAACAGCGGCAGAAACTCCCGCCGAAACGGGAACTCTTGAAGAAACAGCGGCAGAAATTCCCGCCGAAACTGCTGAAGAAAATGGGGCAGAAACTCCCGCCGAAACCGCTGAAGAAACCGTCAACGCAGAAGAAACTGCGGCTACGGAAAATAGTCAAAGTCCCGATCGAATGCCAGAGAAGTCAACCCAGACATTTCAGGAAAAAGTTTATGCTAATGAGGCTTATGTATCGTTTTTATTAGAACAATTAGTCAGCGATCGCAGTCAGCAAACTTTGACCGCTACCCCGGAACAAGTTAAAGAATATGGGTTAAATCCTCCGGTTGCCATTATCGAAGTGATCCTCAAAGACCAGAGAATTTATCAAATGATTCTGGGCAAATCAGAATTTAGCGGCAACGCTATTTATGCTCAAGTGAATCCACCGCTGCCAGAAACCGAAAATCAAACGGTTTTAGTGGTTTCCAAAAATTTTGAGTATGCGGTCGATCGCACCCTAGAAGACTGGAAACAACCAGCGGCAGTTTTAGAAGAAAATCCAGCCACAACTCCGGAGAGTCCTGCCAAATTAAATCCAGAACAAACGCCAGAAACTTTGCCGCCCAGCAATGAAACGGAAAATCCCGCCCCGGAAAATAACCCTGAACCAGAAACATTAGAACCAACCCCGGAAAGTTCGGCGCCAAATCCAGAAACGACGGAACCCATGAATCCAGAAAGTCTCCCAGAGGAAAATTATGAATAA
- a CDS encoding diguanylate cyclase domain-containing protein, with translation MPDRRDDGVILVIDDDQTNIKVIIGILKPAGLTVISARNGEMGIKRGLFVLPDLILLDVMMPGIDGFETCHLLKSEPATQAIPVIFITAIDDEDSKVKAFDAGGVDYITKPSGQREVLARVKTHLSLKRKQELLERLGEIDGLTEIPNRRQFDRVLKGEWRRSQRRETSSALIMIDIDYFKNFNDSYGHVSGDQCRRTVAQTLASSVQRAADFVARYGGEEFAVILPETNFDSATAIAEQIRQNVASLHLPHVISQVSDYVTLSLAVATVIPNDETSANNLIEMADRALYRAKSNGRNQVRSSTDRDL, from the coding sequence ATGCCAGATCGTCGCGATGATGGTGTGATTTTAGTTATTGATGACGATCAAACAAATATCAAAGTAATTATTGGAATTCTCAAACCAGCAGGATTGACCGTCATTTCGGCTCGCAATGGGGAAATGGGAATCAAGCGAGGGTTGTTTGTACTTCCCGATCTGATTTTGCTGGACGTGATGATGCCCGGTATTGATGGGTTTGAAACTTGTCACCTTTTAAAATCAGAACCAGCCACTCAAGCTATTCCGGTTATATTTATCACGGCCATAGATGATGAAGATAGTAAAGTCAAAGCATTTGATGCGGGGGGAGTAGATTATATTACTAAACCATCTGGACAAAGAGAGGTATTAGCACGGGTCAAAACCCATCTATCACTGAAGCGCAAGCAAGAGCTATTAGAGCGTCTGGGAGAAATTGATGGACTCACCGAAATCCCCAATCGTCGTCAGTTCGATCGCGTCCTGAAGGGAGAATGGAGGCGATCGCAACGCCGGGAAACCTCCTCGGCGTTGATTATGATCGACATTGATTACTTTAAGAATTTTAATGATTCCTATGGCCATGTATCTGGGGATCAGTGTCGGAGAACAGTGGCACAAACATTAGCCAGTTCAGTCCAACGTGCAGCGGATTTTGTGGCTCGGTATGGGGGCGAAGAATTCGCGGTGATTCTACCAGAAACTAATTTCGATTCAGCCACAGCAATTGCCGAGCAAATTCGCCAAAATGTGGCATCCTTGCATCTGCCTCATGTGATTTCCCAGGTTTCTGATTATGTCACCTTGAGTCTAGCAGTTGCCACAGTCATTCCCAACGATGAAACCTCTGCCAACAATTTAATTGAAATGGCCGATCGCGCTTTGTATCGAGCGAAAAGCAACGGACGAAATCAGGTAAGATCCTCAACAGATCGCGATCTGTGA